A stretch of DNA from Granulicella pectinivorans:
CGTTTGCTGAAGTACATGCGGCCTTATGTGGTGTATTCGCTGGCCTCGGTTGTTTTGATGGCGACCGTGGGGGCGATGGCGGCGTTCCGCCTCTTGCTGGTCAAACCCATCTTCGACAAGGTGTTGAAGCCGGACATTCCGAACGACGAAGTGCTGGTGTTCGAGGTGCCGCATATGCACAGGACGCTGGATCTGCATTTCCTTGTGCCTTCGCACTTCCACAATGCGTGGACGATCATGGCCTATGCGCTGGTGATGTCTGCGGTGGTGAAGTCGGTGTGCGACTATGCGGGCACGTACCTGGTGAACTATGCCGGGTTCGGCATGATTACGGATTTGCGGAACGACTTGTATAACGCGATTCTGCGGCGGTCGATGAGCTTCTTTCAGAAGCATTCGACGGGGCAACTGCTTTCGACGCTGATCAATGACATCGAGAAGGTTCAGGTCGCGATGTCGGCGGTTCTGGGCGAGTTCCTGCAGCAGTTCTTTACGTTGGTGTTTTTGATCGGCGTGGCGATCTTCTATGGCGGCCGTCTGAGCTGGGTGCTTCTGCTGTTTGTACCGGTGATCATCTCGTCGGCACGGCGCATTGGACGGCGGGTGCGGCAGACAACGCGGCGTGGGCAGGACAAGCTCGCGGATATTCAGAACATCCTGCACGAGACGATCACAGGTAACAGTATCGTGAAGGCGTTTGGGATGGAGCTTTGGGAGATGGACCGATTTCGCGGGGCGGCTCGGAAGCTGTTCCGGGCCAACCTGAAATCGGTGAGTGTGCAGGCGATCAGCTCGCCGCTGATGGATGCGCTGGGGTCGGTGGCGATTGCGCTTCTGCTGTACCTGGGCCGGACGGAGATTTTGCGCGGCGAGATGTCGATCGGATCGTTCATGTCGTTCATCATCGCCGTGTTTACGCTGTATGATCCGGTTCGTAAATTCGCCCAGTTCTACAATAGCTTTCAGCAGGCGCTGGGAGCGAGCGAAGACATCTTCCGGTTTATGGATGCGCAGGACGATGTGCGGGAGAAGAAACGGGCCGCGGTGCTGAAGGAGTTCCAGGACCGCTTCGAGTTCGACAACGTCGAGTTTGGCTATGAGGTCGACGGCGAGATCAGGCCAGTGCTGCGGGGCATCACCCTGAAGGTGGAGCGGGGTGAGGTGATTGCGCTGGTGGGGCCGAGCGGCGCGGGGAAGAGCTCGCTGGTGAACCTGATTCCGCGGTTCTTCGATGTGACGTCGGGGGCGATCCGGATCGATGGGTATGATGTGCGCAATTTGACGCTGGAGAGTTTGCGCAAACAGATTGGGAAAGTCACGCAGGAGACGGTGCTGTTCAACGATACGGTGCGGAACAACATTGCGTATGGCCAGCCGGATGTGCCGATGGAGAGGGTGATCGAGGCAGCAAAGATGGCGTTGGCGCACGACTTCATTCTGCGGATGCCGGAGGGATATGACACGGTGGTCGGCGAGAAGGGCGCGCGGTTGAGCGGGGGCGAGCGTCAGAGGCTGGCGATTGCGCGGGCGATTTTAAAGAATGCTCCGATCTTGATTCTGGATGAGGCTACGAGCGCGCTGGACACAGAGAGCGAGGCGTATGTGCAGGCGGCGCTCGCGAACCTGATGCAGGGACGTACTGTGTTTGTGATTGCGCACCGGCTTTCGACGGTGCGGAGAGCGACGCGGATCGTGGTGATTGAGGCGGGTCAGATTACGGAGATCGGGTCGCACGAGGAGCTGATGACGCACTCGGGGACGTATCGCCGGCTGCACGATCTGCAATTCAAGGATGGGGACAAGGAACCGGTGACGGTGGTGGAGGGCGTGGCGTGAGCGTGTACTCGATGACGGGCTTTGCGACGATGGCGGGTGAAGGGTTTACGCTGACCGCAAAGAGCGTGAATCATCGCTTTCTAGACCTGCAGGTAAGGGTGCCGAGCGGTTGTGAGGAGATCGAAGCGGTGCTGCGGGGGATTGTGCGGAGCCGGGTGAAGCGCGGGCATGTGGAGGTAACGCTGGACGTGGAGAGGAGTGCGTCTTCTGTCGTGACCGTCCGGCGGAACGATGCGTTGCTGGCGGCTTTGATTGAGGCGCATCGCGAGGCGGAAGAGGTGCATGGGCTGCTGGGCGATCCGGATTTGAATGTGTTGCTGCGGGTGCCTGGAGTGGTGGTGCTGGAGAACGGGCCTAAGGTCGTGGAGCTTGGTCCGCATCTGGTGCATGAGGCGGCTGACGAGTTGATGACGCGGTTTAATGTGTCGCGTGGTCTTGAGGGCGATGCGCTGGCCGGGGAGTTGTCGGCCTCGATGGAGCGGCTGCTGGAGCTGACCGAGGAGATGGCCGGGCTGCGGGTGGGTGTGCGCGAGGCGCAGATGGAACGGTTTCGCGAGAGGCTGGCGGGGTTTGAGATCCCGGAAGAGCGCGTGATGGCCGAGGCTGCGATTGTGGCGGAGAAGAGCGATGTGGAGGAGGAGATC
This window harbors:
- a CDS encoding ABC transporter ATP-binding protein, which encodes MGVKRILRLLKYMRPYVVYSLASVVLMATVGAMAAFRLLLVKPIFDKVLKPDIPNDEVLVFEVPHMHRTLDLHFLVPSHFHNAWTIMAYALVMSAVVKSVCDYAGTYLVNYAGFGMITDLRNDLYNAILRRSMSFFQKHSTGQLLSTLINDIEKVQVAMSAVLGEFLQQFFTLVFLIGVAIFYGGRLSWVLLLFVPVIISSARRIGRRVRQTTRRGQDKLADIQNILHETITGNSIVKAFGMELWEMDRFRGAARKLFRANLKSVSVQAISSPLMDALGSVAIALLLYLGRTEILRGEMSIGSFMSFIIAVFTLYDPVRKFAQFYNSFQQALGASEDIFRFMDAQDDVREKKRAAVLKEFQDRFEFDNVEFGYEVDGEIRPVLRGITLKVERGEVIALVGPSGAGKSSLVNLIPRFFDVTSGAIRIDGYDVRNLTLESLRKQIGKVTQETVLFNDTVRNNIAYGQPDVPMERVIEAAKMALAHDFILRMPEGYDTVVGEKGARLSGGERQRLAIARAILKNAPILILDEATSALDTESEAYVQAALANLMQGRTVFVIAHRLSTVRRATRIVVIEAGQITEIGSHEELMTHSGTYRRLHDLQFKDGDKEPVTVVEGVA
- a CDS encoding YicC/YloC family endoribonuclease; the protein is MSVYSMTGFATMAGEGFTLTAKSVNHRFLDLQVRVPSGCEEIEAVLRGIVRSRVKRGHVEVTLDVERSASSVVTVRRNDALLAALIEAHREAEEVHGLLGDPDLNVLLRVPGVVVLENGPKVVELGPHLVHEAADELMTRFNVSRGLEGDALAGELSASMERLLELTEEMAGLRVGVREAQMERFRERLAGFEIPEERVMAEAAIVAEKSDVEEEIVRLRTHAKSFHAILVEGGEVGKRLDFLLQEMNRESNTMVSKVNGALGERGIRLTDVGLAMKAEIERVKEQVQNLE